A single Mercenaria mercenaria strain notata chromosome 9, MADL_Memer_1, whole genome shotgun sequence DNA region contains:
- the LOC123546469 gene encoding uncharacterized protein LOC123546469 — protein MPTVSQLLIAMPSFEMKFTIKFIALISIAYGANHFCWSVDRIADEIFVHTDNNSDGILTYGEFQKELISDWDLSNDSCLSYHEFTANWVYKFHDHHDTAHAFFNKLDVTGDKQLCFMEVAVHIVQYDNNPNDGRIESAELHTFMHDMHPDSHHNGGHGHGC, from the exons ATGCCTACTGTGTCGCAACTTCTTATAG CAATGCCGTCCTTTGAGATGAAGTTTACAATCAAATTTATTGCATTAATCAGCATAGCATATGG AGCCAACCACTTCTGCTGGAGCGTGGACCGGATAGCAGATGAGATCTTCGTTCACACGGACAATAATAGCGACGGTATACTTACTTACGGTGAATTCCAAAAGGAACTCATTTCTGACTGGGATTTGTCCA ACGATTCTTGCTTGTCCTACCATGAGTTTACTGCAAACTGGGTTTACAAGTTCCATGATCATCACGACACTGCGCATGCGTTCTTCAACAAACTGGACGTTACCGGCGACAAGCAGTTGTGTTTTATGGAAGTGGCTGTTCACATAGTGCAGTACGATAACAACCCAA ATGATGGTCGGATAGAATCTGCAGAGCTCCATACATTCATGCATGAT ATGCATCCCGATTCTCACCATAACGGTGGTCACGGACATGGATGCTAA
- the LOC128559205 gene encoding uncharacterized protein LOC128559205 produces MFLFSIITGYFTLFWSNAHSDLTCNENCDDEPVQFPVEYRACECQRKVCSSIGHENNNSGVTSASKRKAEFPVQTDKKIKVVPWTEKQLAAMRRSFAKNTRCLRVPNKEECGRARKNESLLLSRDWKNIKFRDHHEIQRLKKK; encoded by the exons atgtttcttttttcaatcaTTACCGGGTATTTCACTTTGTTTTGGTCAAATGCACATTCAGATTTGACTTGTAATGAAAACTGCGACGATGAGCCAGTTCAGTTTCCTGTAGAATACAGAGCGTGTGAATGCCAAAGGAAGGTCTGTAGTTCGATTGGTCATGAGAACAACAACAGTGGTGTAACATCGGCTTCCAAACGCAAAGCAG AATTTCCAGTACAAACAGACAAAAAGATCAAGGTCGTTCCTTGGACAGAGAAGCAGTTAGCGGCCATGCGAAGGTCATTCGCCAAAAATACCCGCTGCTTAAGAGTTCCTAACAAGGAGGAATGCGGACGAGCAAGAAAAAATGAGAGCCTGTTGCTTTCTCGTGACTGGAAGAACATCAAATTCCGTGACCATCATGAAATACaaagattaaagaaaaaatga